In the Gammaproteobacteria bacterium genome, one interval contains:
- the uvrD gene encoding DNA helicase II, protein MDVTHILDPLNTAQREAVTAGEQPVLVLAGAGSGKTRVLVHRAAWLVAAHGASPWNLYAVTFTNKAANEMRTRIETLLETPTRQLWIGTFHGLAHRLLRRHWSEAGLRQDFQILDASDQLRLIKRLLNDERIDERMITPRSLQYFISGAKEAGLRPKQAPAGSAPYGEERKQLYALYQKRCESYGLVDFGELLMRSTELLQDSSELLARYRERFRWLLVDEFQDTNGVQYDWLKLMCGTSGVPFAVGDDDQSIYRWRGAQVENIRHYTRDFRDVRMVRLERNYRSTATILKAANAVIANNASRFGKKLWTRGDRGAPVHLFAAYNEWDEANQVVSRAREHDTGSLRDLAVLYRSNAQSRVFEEALVGAGIPYRVYGGLRFFERAEIKDALAYLRLVANRGDDPSFERVVNNPPRRIGEATMRAVRGYARRHALTLWDAAGRSEQFLNSRAAGALKGFLALIDSLAEDTEHLELGEQVSRVVRGSGLVERLVASGSETDRMRVENLDELVNAAQMIEESMQDQPASPLNAFLAHAALESGEDGADDENAVQLMTMHAAKGLEFPVVFLTGMEEGLFPHSRSMHSEAELEEERRLCYVGITRAMTELNLSYADVRRLRGQEHRNRPSRFLSEIPAELLEEVRPQPNVSLPVRMGGAAPGTDELDAGAGPALGQRVSHPKFGDGVVLNREGAGDHARVQVNFERHGSKWLVVAYARLELI, encoded by the coding sequence ATGGACGTTACCCACATCCTGGATCCGCTGAACACCGCCCAGCGCGAGGCGGTAACGGCCGGCGAACAGCCGGTCCTGGTGCTGGCCGGCGCGGGCAGCGGCAAGACGCGCGTGCTCGTGCATCGCGCCGCCTGGCTGGTCGCCGCCCACGGCGCGTCGCCCTGGAACCTCTACGCCGTCACCTTCACCAACAAGGCCGCCAACGAGATGCGCACGCGCATCGAAACGCTGCTCGAAACACCCACCCGCCAGCTCTGGATCGGCACCTTCCACGGTTTGGCGCACCGTCTCCTGAGGCGGCACTGGAGCGAAGCGGGACTGCGGCAGGACTTCCAGATTCTCGACGCCTCCGATCAGCTTCGGCTGATCAAGCGGCTGCTGAACGACGAGCGCATCGACGAGCGGATGATCACGCCGCGGTCGCTTCAGTACTTCATATCCGGCGCCAAGGAGGCGGGCCTGCGGCCCAAGCAGGCGCCCGCCGGCTCCGCGCCCTACGGCGAAGAGAGGAAGCAGCTTTACGCCCTTTACCAGAAGCGCTGCGAGTCGTATGGGCTGGTGGATTTCGGCGAACTGCTGATGCGCTCCACGGAACTCCTGCAGGACTCTTCCGAACTGCTGGCCCGCTACCGGGAACGCTTTCGCTGGCTGCTGGTGGACGAGTTCCAGGACACAAACGGTGTCCAGTACGACTGGCTGAAGCTCATGTGCGGAACCAGCGGCGTGCCTTTCGCGGTGGGCGACGACGACCAGTCCATCTACCGCTGGCGCGGAGCGCAAGTCGAGAACATCCGGCATTACACTCGCGATTTCCGCGACGTGCGGATGGTGCGGCTGGAGCGCAACTACCGCTCCACGGCAACCATCCTCAAGGCGGCCAACGCGGTCATCGCGAACAACGCCTCACGGTTCGGCAAGAAGCTGTGGACCCGCGGGGACCGGGGCGCTCCGGTGCACCTGTTCGCCGCCTATAACGAATGGGACGAGGCCAACCAGGTCGTAAGCCGCGCGCGCGAACACGACACGGGATCGCTGCGCGATCTGGCCGTGCTGTACCGCTCCAACGCCCAGTCGCGGGTATTCGAGGAAGCGCTGGTGGGCGCGGGCATTCCCTACCGCGTCTACGGGGGACTTCGGTTCTTCGAGCGGGCCGAGATCAAGGACGCCCTTGCCTATCTGCGCCTCGTGGCCAACCGGGGCGACGACCCTTCGTTCGAGCGGGTCGTGAACAATCCACCGCGCAGGATCGGCGAGGCCACGATGCGCGCCGTACGCGGTTACGCCAGGCGCCACGCGCTGACGCTCTGGGATGCCGCCGGGCGGTCCGAACAGTTCCTCAACTCCCGGGCGGCCGGCGCGCTCAAGGGGTTTCTGGCCCTGATCGATTCGCTGGCCGAGGACACCGAGCACCTGGAACTCGGCGAACAGGTCAGCCGGGTCGTACGCGGCAGCGGACTGGTCGAAAGGCTGGTGGCCTCGGGCAGCGAAACCGACCGCATGCGGGTCGAAAATCTCGACGAACTGGTCAACGCCGCGCAAATGATCGAGGAATCCATGCAGGACCAGCCGGCGTCGCCGCTGAATGCCTTCCTCGCGCACGCTGCCCTGGAGAGCGGCGAGGACGGCGCTGACGACGAAAACGCGGTGCAACTGATGACCATGCACGCCGCCAAGGGCCTGGAGTTTCCGGTCGTGTTCCTGACGGGCATGGAAGAGGGCCTGTTCCCGCACAGCCGTTCGATGCACAGCGAGGCCGAACTGGAGGAGGAACGCAGGCTGTGCTACGTGGGCATCACCCGGGCGATGACGGAACTCAACCTCAGCTATGCCGACGTTCGCCGGCTGCGCGGCCAGGAGCACCGCAACCGCCCTTCGCGCTTCCTTTCCGAGATTCCTGCGGAACTACTCGAGGAAGTTCGCCCTCAGCCCAACGTATCGCTGCCGGTGCGCATGGGCGGAGCGGCTCCGGGAACGGATGAACTCGACGCGGGGGCGGGACCGGCGCTGGGCCAGCGGGTCTCGCATCCGAAGTTCGGCGACGGGGTGGTGCTCAACCGCGAAGGCGCGGGCGACCATGCGCGGGTGCAGGTCAATTTCGAGCGACACGGATCAAAATGGCTGGTCGTGGCCTATGCGCGCCTGGAATTGATATAG
- a CDS encoding TRAP transporter small permease subunit, which produces MSFVLKVAGAVERAIIRTGEAVAWLTFVMTVVTCLVAVLRYGLSLGWIWLQETITWMHAAVFLLAAGYTLARDEHVRVDIFYREMSPKRQAVVNLSGCALFLLPLTAGLVLGSLDYVETSWRIHESSREAGGLIYPFPSLLKTLLPLTGVLVGLQALVICLRSSAMLLGIPLEDGSDPATGSHTPGSTAGGGV; this is translated from the coding sequence ATGAGTTTCGTGCTGAAGGTTGCCGGCGCGGTCGAGCGCGCGATTATTCGCACGGGCGAGGCGGTTGCCTGGCTCACGTTCGTCATGACCGTCGTGACCTGCCTGGTCGCGGTGTTGCGCTACGGCCTGTCCCTGGGCTGGATCTGGCTCCAGGAAACGATTACCTGGATGCACGCCGCTGTGTTCCTGCTGGCCGCCGGCTACACCCTGGCGCGCGACGAGCACGTGCGCGTGGACATCTTCTACCGCGAGATGAGTCCGAAACGCCAGGCCGTGGTGAACCTGTCCGGATGCGCGCTGTTCCTGTTGCCGCTCACTGCGGGCCTGGTGCTGGGCAGCCTCGACTATGTGGAAACCTCCTGGCGCATTCACGAGTCTTCCCGTGAAGCGGGCGGGCTGATCTATCCGTTCCCGTCCCTGCTCAAGACACTGTTACCGCTCACCGGCGTCCTGGTGGGCCTGCAGGCGCTCGTAATCTGCTTGCGCAGTTCGGCGATGCTGCTGGGGATACCGCTCGAAGACGGTTCCGATCCCGCAACAGGCAGTCATACGCCCGGAAGTACTGCCGGCGGCGGCGTGTAG
- a CDS encoding ABC transporter permease subunit, with protein MTSILMIARDSVRALLHRRLLLALMVVMLILTVIFSIVLSQINSRIFDSASAPPPPAAAAVEQEPAAPGEDPQSFQDALKRAAPPPEPVPTEPMLQEMQAAGAQMLSQFYGFTAFGGMIVALFIGATAVSSDVRSGAITMILARPVTRWQFLAGKFGGAMMVLFGYSLLTAIALVIFTQVHELDVVPALRYAPWLMFCRNLIFASFALALSMLMPPILAGILPVFVSGDLFFGLLSSSNPIHYLHFLLPTYGPFNATNQFTSGVLMGWDEVAILTVYALDLAVIFCLLAMWRFRSKAVV; from the coding sequence ATGACCAGCATACTGATGATCGCAAGGGACAGTGTCCGCGCGCTCCTGCACCGGCGGCTCCTGCTTGCGTTGATGGTGGTCATGCTGATTCTCACGGTGATTTTTTCGATCGTGCTCAGCCAGATCAACAGCCGGATTTTCGACAGCGCATCCGCGCCTCCGCCGCCCGCGGCCGCTGCCGTCGAACAGGAGCCGGCGGCGCCCGGCGAGGATCCTCAGTCGTTTCAGGACGCGCTGAAACGGGCGGCGCCCCCGCCGGAACCGGTGCCCACCGAACCCATGCTCCAGGAAATGCAGGCCGCCGGCGCCCAAATGCTTTCGCAGTTCTATGGTTTTACGGCTTTTGGAGGAATGATCGTTGCACTGTTCATCGGAGCCACCGCCGTATCCAGCGACGTCCGAAGCGGCGCCATAACCATGATTCTCGCAAGGCCCGTCACCCGCTGGCAGTTCCTGGCCGGCAAGTTCGGCGGCGCCATGATGGTTCTGTTCGGCTACTCTCTCCTGACGGCCATAGCCCTGGTCATCTTCACCCAGGTCCACGAACTCGACGTGGTCCCCGCCTTGCGCTATGCCCCCTGGCTCATGTTTTGCCGGAACCTCATCTTTGCTTCGTTTGCCCTGGCGCTTTCGATGCTGATGCCTCCCATACTTGCCGGAATCCTGCCGGTATTCGTTTCCGGCGACCTGTTTTTCGGTCTTCTTTCATCCAGCAATCCCATTCACTACCTGCATTTCCTCCTTCCTACGTACGGGCCTTTCAACGCCACCAATCAATTCACGAGCGGCGTCCTGATGGGTTGGGACGAGGTGGCAATCCTCACCGTCTATGCGCTGGACCTGGCGGTGATCTTCTGCCTGCTGGCGATGTGGCGGTTCCGCTCGAAGGCGGTGGTCTGA
- a CDS encoding twin transmembrane helix small protein, whose translation MIRALIVVLLLAIIASLGSGLYHMVSAKGDPGRMVRSLAWRVALSAALFLLIILFWWLGLIEPGGIYRR comes from the coding sequence ATGATTCGAGCACTCATCGTCGTGCTGCTGCTGGCTATTATCGCCAGCCTGGGGTCGGGTTTGTACCACATGGTGTCCGCAAAGGGCGATCCGGGCCGAATGGTGCGCTCGCTCGCGTGGCGCGTAGCGCTTTCCGCGGCTCTCTTCCTGTTGATCATCCTGTTCTGGTGGCTCGGCCTGATCGAGCCCGGCGGCATCTATCGGCGCTAG
- a CDS encoding TRAP transporter large permease subunit, producing MYWPAFALFVCVVLVLLAGFPVAFTLGGTALLFALGGALAGVFDISFLGTMPNRLFGIMSNETLVAVPLFVFMGITLERARIAEDLLDALSRMFGGLPGGLGIAVIIVGMLLAASTGIVGATVITMGLLALPTMLKRGYDPAVATGVISASGTLGQIIPPSIVLVLLGDVLSSAYQEAQLAQGVFAPRTVSVGDLFMGALVPGLMLVALYAAWMLTVALFRPASVPARRGGDPAAGAVSVARFVGAFAPPLVLIAAVLGSIIFGVATPTEAAGVGAVGAMLLAALRGKLSLSRIRDIGRATARVSSMVFLILVGASVFSLVFRGYGGDDVVREFLMSLPGGVFGAVVLVMLVMFLLGFVLDFIEITFVVVPIVGPVLLSMGLDPVWLGVMIAINLQTSFLTPPFGFALFYLRGVAPPEVPTTAIYRGVAPFIAIQLAALALLALWPEIATWLPKALYGG from the coding sequence ATGTACTGGCCCGCGTTCGCACTGTTCGTCTGCGTCGTGCTGGTGCTGCTGGCGGGCTTTCCGGTGGCCTTCACGCTGGGCGGCACGGCGTTGCTGTTCGCGCTGGGAGGCGCCCTTGCAGGCGTCTTCGACATTTCGTTTCTCGGCACCATGCCGAACCGCCTGTTCGGGATCATGAGCAACGAAACGCTGGTGGCGGTGCCGCTGTTCGTGTTCATGGGCATAACCCTTGAGCGGGCGCGGATCGCCGAAGACCTGCTGGACGCCTTGAGCCGGATGTTCGGCGGTCTTCCCGGCGGGCTCGGGATCGCCGTCATCATCGTAGGGATGCTGCTGGCGGCCAGCACGGGCATCGTGGGCGCCACCGTCATCACGATGGGCCTGCTGGCCCTGCCCACGATGCTGAAGCGGGGCTACGACCCGGCCGTGGCCACCGGCGTCATCAGCGCCTCGGGGACGCTGGGGCAGATCATCCCTCCGTCCATCGTGCTGGTGCTTCTGGGCGACGTGCTTTCTTCCGCTTACCAGGAAGCGCAGCTGGCACAGGGCGTCTTCGCGCCGCGAACGGTTTCGGTCGGCGACCTGTTCATGGGTGCATTGGTACCGGGCCTGATGCTGGTGGCGCTCTACGCGGCCTGGATGCTGACCGTTGCCCTTTTTCGCCCGGCTTCCGTTCCCGCGCGCCGGGGCGGCGACCCGGCTGCCGGGGCCGTAAGCGTGGCGCGGTTCGTCGGGGCCTTTGCGCCGCCGCTGGTGCTGATCGCCGCCGTGCTCGGTTCCATCATCTTCGGCGTCGCCACGCCCACGGAGGCGGCAGGAGTGGGCGCGGTGGGCGCGATGCTGCTGGCCGCCCTTCGCGGAAAACTGAGCCTGTCCCGTATTCGCGATATCGGCCGCGCAACGGCCCGGGTCAGCAGCATGGTGTTTCTGATCCTCGTGGGCGCATCCGTGTTTTCGCTCGTATTCCGCGGCTACGGCGGCGACGACGTCGTGCGCGAGTTCCTGATGTCGCTTCCCGGCGGCGTATTCGGCGCGGTAGTGCTGGTCATGCTCGTGATGTTCCTGCTGGGCTTCGTTCTGGACTTCATCGAGATCACCTTCGTGGTGGTGCCGATCGTCGGGCCCGTGCTGCTGTCGATGGGGCTGGACCCGGTCTGGCTGGGCGTGATGATCGCGATCAACCTGCAGACGTCGTTCCTGACGCCGCCGTTCGGCTTTGCGCTGTTCTACCTGCGCGGCGTGGCGCCGCCTGAAGTGCCCACCACGGCCATTTACCGCGGCGTTGCGCCCTTTATCGCGATCCAGCTCGCGGCGCTGGCGCTGCTGGCGCTGTGGCCGGAGATCGCGACCTGGCTGCCGAAGGCGCTCTACGGCGGTTGA
- a CDS encoding type II toxin-antitoxin system VapC family toxin, which produces MIFVDSNVFMYVVGRPHPLRENARAFFAEALNEQSRLCTSAEVVQEMLHYYLPVGRIRTLDAALALIERTRTEVWPLELEDVTLARQLQEQLPALTARDLCHLACCRRRGVREIKTFDRALGAVRV; this is translated from the coding sequence ATGATCTTCGTCGATTCCAATGTCTTCATGTACGTGGTGGGGCGACCCCACCCGCTTCGGGAAAACGCCCGGGCGTTCTTTGCCGAGGCACTGAACGAGCAGTCCCGTCTATGCACCTCGGCGGAGGTGGTCCAGGAAATGTTGCACTACTACCTTCCGGTCGGCCGCATCAGGACGCTGGATGCCGCCCTTGCCCTGATCGAGAGGACGCGCACCGAGGTTTGGCCGCTGGAACTGGAGGACGTTACGCTGGCGCGGCAACTCCAGGAACAACTGCCCGCACTGACGGCGCGCGACCTGTGTCATCTCGCCTGCTGCCGCCGGCGCGGCGTCCGCGAAATCAAGACTTTCGATCGGGCGCTCGGCGCCGTTCGCGTCTAG
- the trkA gene encoding Trk system potassium transporter TrkA, with protein MKILILGAGVVGSTIAERLSREPENEITIVDLDADILRAIHERMDVRTVAGHASRPGVLDHAGAGAADLVIAVTGNDEVNMVACQVVHSRYREFEAGARRRTKIARLRYTEYSGIAALFGPHGLPVDVAIAPEDLITRYVEQLVRFPGASQVLEFSDGRALLLGAEARAGSWLVGRTPAELGERSIKGRIAAVYRSGHAQTVNGRTVIENGDDVYFIAGSDEVRPLLSALRPEPQDVRSIMIAGGGNIGARVAESLQNHFQVKLIESSAKRARQVAERLGRVIVLHGDATHEELLIEENIERMDAFVALMNADEANLLAAGLAKRAGCKRVMALANRQAYAALAGQMGIDVSISPAQITISELLRHIRQGDVARVHSLRFGRAEAIEGVAHSGDGQRSLVGRAVGEINLPHGTSISAIVRDGVVLPINDETTVEDDDHVILFMTNPRAKAQIERLFEDEA; from the coding sequence ATGAAGATACTGATCCTCGGGGCCGGCGTCGTGGGCTCCACGATCGCCGAGCGTCTTTCCCGCGAACCCGAAAACGAGATCACGATCGTGGATCTCGACGCCGACATCCTGCGGGCCATACACGAACGCATGGACGTGCGCACCGTTGCCGGCCACGCCTCGCGGCCCGGGGTTCTGGACCACGCCGGGGCTGGGGCCGCGGACCTGGTCATCGCCGTTACCGGCAACGACGAAGTGAACATGGTGGCCTGCCAGGTCGTGCATTCGCGCTACCGCGAGTTCGAGGCCGGCGCCAGGCGGCGCACCAAGATTGCGCGCCTGCGTTACACCGAATACAGCGGGATCGCCGCGCTGTTCGGCCCTCACGGATTGCCGGTGGACGTCGCCATCGCTCCGGAAGACCTGATTACGCGTTACGTGGAGCAACTCGTCCGCTTCCCCGGCGCCTCGCAGGTACTGGAGTTTTCCGATGGCCGGGCGCTGTTGCTGGGCGCCGAGGCCAGGGCCGGTTCCTGGCTGGTGGGCAGAACTCCCGCCGAACTGGGCGAGCGCAGCATCAAGGGCCGGATCGCCGCCGTGTACCGCTCCGGTCACGCCCAAACCGTCAACGGGCGGACCGTCATCGAGAACGGCGACGATGTGTACTTCATCGCCGGATCCGACGAGGTCCGTCCCCTGCTATCGGCGCTGAGGCCCGAGCCTCAGGACGTGCGCAGCATCATGATTGCAGGGGGCGGCAACATCGGCGCGCGAGTGGCCGAGTCGCTGCAGAACCACTTCCAGGTGAAGCTGATCGAGAGCTCGGCCAAACGCGCCCGGCAGGTGGCCGAACGGCTCGGCCGGGTCATCGTGCTGCACGGCGACGCCACCCACGAGGAACTCCTGATCGAGGAGAACATCGAGCGCATGGATGCCTTCGTGGCGCTGATGAACGCCGACGAGGCCAACCTTCTGGCTGCCGGTCTGGCCAAGCGGGCGGGCTGCAAGCGGGTCATGGCGCTGGCCAACCGTCAGGCCTATGCCGCGCTGGCCGGGCAGATGGGGATTGACGTGTCGATTTCGCCCGCCCAGATCACGATCAGCGAACTCCTGCGGCACATCCGCCAGGGCGACGTCGCCAGGGTGCATTCGCTGCGCTTCGGCCGCGCCGAGGCGATCGAGGGCGTGGCGCACAGCGGCGACGGCCAGCGATCGCTTGTGGGCCGCGCGGTCGGGGAGATCAACCTGCCTCACGGCACGTCGATCAGCGCGATCGTACGCGACGGCGTGGTGCTTCCGATCAATGACGAGACGACCGTGGAGGACGACGATCACGTGATTCTCTTCATGACCAACCCGCGGGCCAAGGCGCAGATCGAACGGCTGTTCGAGGACGAAGCCTGA
- a CDS encoding TlpA family protein disulfide reductase: MEVCRIVSARKLVLILACIVLAAVTVWVHYEVKVNLQQPTELASGGSVEQSGNLQVGEEIPDFSGVDLDGADITLSEFRNREVVVLDFWASWCQPCIRSMPSLEALNEAFEHRDVEFLAVNVGEGPELVREFVEDTEFTVRVVMDEGEDISGAYGVRGIPQLVVVGRDGKVAHIELGYPPLTRLSEMREDRLWDLLEELTGRDGV; the protein is encoded by the coding sequence ATTGAGGTATGCCGTATCGTGAGCGCGCGAAAGCTGGTCCTGATTTTGGCGTGCATTGTCCTGGCGGCGGTCACGGTTTGGGTCCACTACGAGGTCAAGGTCAATCTTCAGCAGCCCACGGAGCTGGCCTCGGGAGGTTCAGTCGAACAATCCGGCAACCTTCAGGTGGGTGAGGAGATTCCCGACTTTTCCGGCGTTGACCTCGACGGCGCCGACATAACGCTCTCGGAATTCCGCAACCGCGAGGTGGTGGTGCTGGACTTCTGGGCCAGCTGGTGCCAGCCCTGCATCCGAAGCATGCCTTCCCTTGAGGCGCTGAACGAGGCGTTCGAGCATCGCGACGTGGAGTTTCTGGCCGTCAACGTCGGCGAAGGCCCGGAACTGGTAAGGGAGTTCGTGGAAGATACGGAATTCACGGTTCGGGTGGTCATGGATGAAGGGGAGGACATCAGCGGCGCATACGGCGTGCGCGGGATTCCTCAACTCGTCGTCGTTGGCAGGGATGGCAAGGTCGCGCACATCGAGCTTGGTTATCCGCCGTTAACCAGGCTTTCCGAGATGCGGGAGGATCGGCTGTGGGATCTGCTGGAGGAACTGACCGGGCGGGACGGCGTATGA
- a CDS encoding ABC transporter ATP-binding protein — MSVIRTDRLSKTYKGGAEALKGLDLEVEAAEVFGFIGPNGAGKSTTIQLLLNFIRPDTGSALLFGQAVEATDHRKRLGYLPESVNLHTYYTGRRLLEFYAALSGVTAAKRAQRAEEMLDLVSLQDAADRRISKYSKGMVQRLGLAQALMNDPELLILDEPTSNLDPVGRRDFRDIVLKLKERGKTVFISSHILSEVGSVCDRVAILHNGELKRLEDLRSWEEVSTRALEDLFFDVIGKGSAQ; from the coding sequence ATGAGCGTTATCCGCACGGACAGGCTCTCCAAGACCTACAAAGGCGGCGCCGAGGCCCTGAAGGGACTGGACCTGGAAGTCGAGGCCGCCGAGGTGTTCGGTTTCATCGGCCCGAACGGCGCCGGCAAATCCACGACTATCCAGTTGCTGCTCAACTTCATACGGCCGGATACGGGTTCCGCCCTTCTGTTCGGCCAGGCGGTCGAGGCGACGGACCACCGCAAGCGCCTCGGTTATCTGCCCGAGAGCGTCAACCTGCACACCTATTACACCGGCAGACGCCTGCTGGAGTTCTACGCCGCGCTCTCCGGTGTTACGGCCGCAAAACGGGCGCAGCGCGCCGAGGAAATGCTGGACCTGGTTAGCCTCCAGGATGCTGCGGACCGCAGGATCTCGAAATACTCGAAAGGGATGGTGCAGCGCCTGGGTCTTGCGCAGGCACTGATGAACGATCCCGAACTGCTGATCCTGGACGAACCCACGTCCAACCTCGATCCCGTGGGGAGGCGCGACTTCCGCGACATCGTTCTCAAACTCAAGGAACGGGGCAAGACGGTGTTTATCTCGTCGCACATCCTTTCCGAAGTGGGATCGGTTTGCGATCGGGTAGCCATCCTGCATAACGGAGAGTTGAAACGGCTTGAGGATCTCCGGAGTTGGGAGGAAGTGTCCACACGGGCGCTGGAAGACCTCTTCTTCGACGTGATCGGCAAGGGGAGTGCGCAATGA
- a CDS encoding SURF1 family protein, whose amino-acid sequence MITPPSHRRSGVRNLLLMLLGLAVFGSLGTWQLNRSAERRAVLDAFESAEGSLPVSGLASVPAGGDNTRVRLTGRYLADRQVLLDNMTHEGMRGYHVLTPLETAGSLVMVNRGFVAGGPDRSELPELAVSGGEREVVGIAVPYFRRGLRLEEEAAKAPWPQRMVYPTADQLRGLFDSPLPDYQVLLDGEEPDGYVRAWRPYGMAPERHLAYAVQWYGLAAAAAGIWLAVTLKRRRARNAH is encoded by the coding sequence ATGATAACTCCGCCTTCCCACCGGCGCTCCGGCGTCCGCAACCTCCTGCTCATGCTTCTGGGCCTGGCGGTGTTCGGCTCGCTGGGGACCTGGCAGCTGAACCGCTCCGCGGAAAGGCGGGCGGTGCTGGACGCGTTCGAAAGCGCCGAGGGGTCGCTGCCGGTTAGCGGCCTGGCGTCGGTGCCGGCCGGCGGAGACAACACGCGGGTGCGCCTGACCGGACGCTACCTGGCGGACCGGCAGGTGCTGCTCGACAACATGACCCACGAGGGCATGCGGGGCTACCACGTTCTGACGCCGCTCGAAACGGCCGGCAGCCTGGTAATGGTGAATCGCGGTTTTGTGGCCGGCGGGCCGGACCGTTCGGAACTGCCGGAACTGGCGGTAAGCGGCGGCGAGCGCGAAGTAGTCGGTATTGCGGTCCCGTACTTCCGGCGCGGACTTCGCCTTGAGGAAGAGGCCGCGAAGGCCCCATGGCCGCAACGGATGGTCTATCCGACCGCCGATCAGTTGCGCGGCCTGTTCGATTCGCCGCTGCCCGATTACCAGGTCCTGCTGGACGGCGAAGAGCCGGACGGTTACGTGCGGGCCTGGCGACCCTACGGCATGGCGCCGGAGCGGCACCTGGCGTACGCCGTGCAGTGGTACGGCCTGGCCGCGGCCGCCGCCGGCATCTGGCTGGCGGTAACCTTGAAACGCAGGAGAGCGCGAAATGCGCATTAA
- a CDS encoding potassium transporter yields the protein MQIALVGSVLGRLLMLFSVTMLTPLPVDLYYGDGAWPVFTLSFAAALTAGFLIWLPARRARGELKLRDGFLIVASFWLVLGSSGALPLLFTQVPELSFTDAMFEAISGLTTTGATVLTGLDEAPKAILYYRQQLQWLGGLGIVVLAVAVLPMLGVGGMQLYRAETPGPMKDTRLTPRIKETAKALWYIYLALTIACGAAYKVAGMGWFDAVCHAFSTVAIGGFSTHDASFAHFPQTSIRLIAIVFMFLAGINFALHFIAFNRRTLAGYFRDAEFRAYALGLLVLCALVVGGLLLYGWKEDPSMALIDGLFQSVSIMTTTGFTTSNFSLWPGILPMLLILAAFMGGCAGSTAGGMKCVRVLLLVKQGIREVRRLVHPSAEIPVTLGDTPVSTRVVDSVWGYFAVYVAVFIVILISLQAAGLDSFTAFSAVAATLNNLGPGLGEVATGYGGIGVTAKWACIVAMLLGRLEIFTFLVLISPTFWRP from the coding sequence ATGCAGATAGCGCTAGTCGGCAGCGTGCTGGGCCGCTTGCTCATGCTGTTCAGCGTAACGATGCTGACGCCGCTGCCCGTGGACCTGTATTACGGCGACGGCGCCTGGCCGGTATTCACGCTCAGTTTCGCCGCCGCCCTCACGGCCGGGTTTCTGATCTGGCTGCCGGCGCGCCGGGCGCGGGGCGAACTGAAGCTGCGCGACGGGTTCCTGATCGTGGCTTCGTTCTGGCTGGTCCTCGGCAGCTCCGGCGCGCTGCCGCTTCTTTTTACGCAGGTGCCCGAGCTGTCCTTCACCGACGCCATGTTCGAGGCGATATCGGGGCTGACGACCACCGGGGCCACCGTGCTGACGGGGCTTGACGAAGCGCCGAAGGCGATCCTCTACTACCGGCAACAGCTCCAGTGGCTCGGCGGACTGGGAATCGTGGTGCTGGCCGTGGCCGTGCTGCCCATGCTGGGCGTGGGCGGCATGCAACTGTATCGCGCCGAAACGCCGGGCCCGATGAAGGACACCCGGCTTACCCCGCGCATCAAGGAGACCGCCAAGGCGCTCTGGTACATCTACCTGGCGCTGACCATTGCCTGCGGAGCGGCCTACAAAGTGGCCGGCATGGGCTGGTTCGATGCCGTCTGCCACGCCTTTTCCACCGTCGCGATCGGCGGTTTTTCGACCCACGACGCCAGCTTCGCGCATTTCCCCCAAACGAGCATCCGCCTGATCGCGATCGTGTTCATGTTCCTGGCGGGAATCAATTTCGCGCTGCATTTCATCGCCTTCAATCGGCGCACGCTCGCAGGGTATTTCCGCGACGCGGAATTCCGCGCCTATGCCCTTGGCCTGCTGGTGCTCTGCGCACTGGTCGTGGGCGGCCTGCTGCTCTACGGCTGGAAGGAAGATCCTTCCATGGCGCTGATCGACGGCCTGTTCCAGTCGGTGTCCATCATGACGACAACCGGCTTTACCACCTCCAATTTCTCGCTCTGGCCGGGCATCCTCCCGATGCTGCTCATATTGGCCGCCTTCATGGGCGGATGCGCCGGTTCCACCGCCGGCGGCATGAAGTGCGTGCGGGTGCTGCTGCTGGTCAAGCAGGGCATACGCGAGGTGCGCCGCCTCGTGCATCCGAGCGCCGAAATCCCGGTGACGCTCGGCGACACGCCGGTTTCCACTCGCGTGGTCGATTCGGTCTGGGGCTATTTCGCGGTCTACGTGGCCGTGTTTATCGTGATTCTGATCAGCCTGCAGGCGGCCGGCCTCGACTCCTTCACGGCGTTCTCGGCCGTGGCCGCCACGCTCAATAACCTGGGACCCGGGCTGGGTGAGGTCGCGACCGGTTACGGCGGCATCGGCGTGACCGCCAAGTGGGCCTGCATCGTGGCCATGCTGCTGGGCCGCCTGGAGATCTTCACCTTCCTGGTGCTCATATCACCGACCTTCTGGCGCCCATGA